One window from the genome of Hemitrygon akajei chromosome 4, sHemAka1.3, whole genome shotgun sequence encodes:
- the slc26a1 gene encoding sulfate anion transporter 1 — MENDEQLTKRDLHLESQIRIERTVKAKSDVKKTIVKKLQESCSCSSDKLKNLITGFFPVLYWLPRYKLKEWILGDTISGILVAVVIVPQAIAYALLAGLETSASLYTSFFSCIIYFLMGTSRHISVGIFSLICLIVGQVVDRELLLAGFEVDEDSKVMPLGMSNANNWNITSDYASMKMNVTLPGLLGFECDKKCYAVSVSAALTFMCGIYQLLMAVFHLGFVSKYLSEPLLDGFATGASITIVTMQVKYLIGVKLPRSHGPGSVVVTWINIFKNIHKTNLCDLITTAICMPLLITSKELGERYKDKLKFPFPMELTIVVIATLISHFVNLNELYGSSITGPIPTGFLPPKVPSLYLLPRVAIDAITLAIISFAFTISLAELFAKKHGYTIHANQETYALGFCNVIQSFFHSYASSATLVKTLVKDSSGCQTQLSSLVSAVLVLMLLLFLAPVFYSLQKCVLASIIIVSLRGALMKFRDLPKLWKMSKIDTVVWWVTMLSVVLISTELGLFTGVTFSILCVIVRTQLPRTALLGRMQDSTLYEDQSEYNNLTSVPQIKIFRFEAALYYANKDYFLDSLMKKVGLNPALEIAKQKKAESKRNEKKKAGKTFSGNINQEQSVVIKEMIPKIYNFHTIILDCSTIQFLDTVGINTMKMVLQDYNDIGIRILLARCNPSVIDSLSRGEYFGENCKEMNTLLFYSVHAAVQYAEAQWSESGNSTL; from the exons ATGGAAAACGACGAGCAATTGACTAAAAGGGATCTTCATTTAGAATCTCAAATACGGATTGAACGGACAGTAAAAGCAAAATCTGACGTGAAGAAAACAATTGTAAAGAAGTTGCAAGAAAGTTGCTCATGTTCATCAGATAAACTTAAAAACCTAATAACTGGTTTCTTCCCTGTTCTCTACTGGCTCCCAAGATATAAGTTAAAAGAATGGATTTTAGGTGATACCATTTCTGGTATCCTTGTTGCTGTTGTCATAGTTCCTCAGGCAATAGCATATGCATTACTTGCTGGCTTAGAAACCAGCGCTAGTTTGTATACATCCTTTTTCTCCTGCATTATTTATTTCTTGATGGGTACCTCACGCCATATTTCAGTCGGCATTTTCAGCTTAATATGCCTCATtgtggggcaggtggtggatcGGGAGCTTCTTTTGGCTGGATTCGAAGTCGATGAGGACAGCAAAGTGATGCCATTAGGAATGAGCAATGCAAACAACTGGAACATCACTAGTGACTATGCATCCATGAAAATGAACGTCACCCTTCCTGGACTGCTGGGCTTTGAATGCGATAAAAAATGTTATGCTGTCAGTGTTTCGGCTGCTCTAACATTTATGTGTGGCATTTATCAG TTACTGATGGCAGTTTTCCACCTTGGATTTGTATCCAAGTATCTATCTGAGCCCTTGCTTGATGGATTTGCAACTGGTGCCTCAATTACCATTGTAACAATGCAAGTCAAGTATCTCATTGGAGTAAAACTACCACGTAGCCATGGACCTGGTAGCGTTGTTGTAACTTGGATAAACATTTTTAAGAACATTCATAAAACCAATCTCTGTGATTTGATAACAACTGCCATTTGCATGCCTTTGTTGATTACCTCCAAAGAATTAGGAGAAAGATACAAGGATAAGCTTAAGTTTCCCTTCCCAATGGAACTGACAATTGTAGTCATAGCTACATTGATATCTCATTTTGTAAATCTAAATGAATTGTATGGTTCAAGCATCACTGGTCCAATCCCCACTGGTTTCTTACCTCCTAAAGTTCCAAGTTTATATCTTTTACCAAGAGTTGCTATTGACGCTATAACACTTGCAATCATCAGCTTTGCCTTCACAATCTCACTGGCCGAGTTGTTTGCAAAGAAGCACGGATACACAATTCATGCCAATCAAGAGACTTACGCTCTTGGATTCTGTAATGTAATACAATCATTTTTTCATTCATACGCTTCCAGTGCAACTTTGGTTAAAACACTTGTTAAAGATTCCAGTGGGTGTCAGACTCAACTGTCTAGTCTTGTCAGTGCTGTGCTGGTATTGATGTTACTTCTTTTCTTAGCTCCTGTATTCTATTCTTTGCAGAAGTGTGTGCTGGCAAGCATCATTATAGTCAGCCTAAGGGGAGCTCTCATGAAATTTCGTGACCTGCCAAAGTTATGGAAAATGAGCAAAATTGACACTGTGGTCTGGTGGGTCACTATGTTGTCTGTAGTTTTAATAAGCACTGAACTAGGGCTTTTCACAGGGGTAACATTTTCAATTTTGTGCGTCATTGTTCGCACCCAACTACCCAGGACAGCTTTGTTAGGTCGAATGCAGGATTCAACTCTGTATGAAGATCAGTCAGAGTATAATAATCTCACATCTGTTCCCCAAATAAAAATCTTTCGGTTTGAAGCTGCCCTGTACTATGCCAATAAAGATTACTTCCTAGATAGCCTAATGAAGAAGGTTGGTCTGAATCCTGCTTTGGAAATTGCAAAACAGAAAAAGGCAGAAAGCAAACGAAATGAAAAAAAGAAAGCAGGGAAAACATTCAGTGGTAACATCAACCAAGAACAATCTGTTGTTATCAAGGAAATGATTCCTAAAATTTATAACTTTCACACAATTATTCTAGATTGTTCCACCATACAATTCTTGGATACCGTTGGTATTAATACAATGAAGATGGTTCTGCAGGATTACAATGATATTGGTATCAGAATCCTCCTGGCCAGATGCAATCCTTCAGTGATCGATTCACTGAGTCGGGGAGAGTACTTTGGAGAAAACTGTAAGGAGATGAACACTTTGCTTTTCTATAGTGTGCATGCAGCTGTTCAGTATGCTGAAGCCCAATGGTCTGAGTCAGGTAATTCCACTCTCTAA